The segment CACAAGGAACAACCATTGATGACATTGTTGAGGTTCTGAAACGATCTCCAATCCACCCTAGGATCGTCCCAGCTATTAAATCAGCTCATGCTTTAGGGTATGTTTCTCTTCTTATACAGATGGTTTGTTGCAATAAAAAATTTGGGGTGTAATCGAAAtggtttgaattttattttttttaggtgtGAACTGAGGATTGTAAGTGATGCAAACATGTTCTTCATTGAGACCATTCTGGAACATCTTGGAGTGAAGGAATGTTTCTCAGAGCTCAACTCAAATCCCAGCTTTGTTGATGAAGAAGGGAGGCTGAGGATCTTCCCTTATCACGATTTCACCAAGACTTCCCATGGCTGCAATCTTTGCCCCCCAAATATGTGCAAGGTAtcatattttaattcaattttattctAGCTTTTATTATTTACAAgtcaatttcatccaactccaaATTGCTTGGAGTtttcatttatctatttatttatttattatatattatttgtcACTTCCTTTTTCTGACATAAATAAAATCGATGACCTTGACAAGGGTTAACTAATATAATACGATGTTTTAACAACTCTAAACATTGGCTTGTGCTGTGTTGCTACAGGGGGTGATCATTGAAAGGATTCAAGCATGTTTAGAGGGGAAGAAGAAAATCATTTACCTCGGAGATGGCAGTGGGGATTATTGCCCAAGCCTAAGGCTTGGAGAGAGTGACTATGTGATGCCAAGGAAGAATTTTCCAGTATGGGAATTAATATGCAGGAACCCTATGCTCATCAAGGCTGACATTCATGAATGGAGTGATGGCGAAGACCTGGAGCGGGTTCTTCTGGATATCATCAACATGGTATCTGTTGAACATAACTCTGCTCAATTGTTCTCTGTTGACTGTAAACTGCAGACCATTTCAACATCCAACCATGCCCTGCCTCATGTCCTGCCTGTTCCACAGTAGATGTGTGGTTGCTGCTCAAGTTGTTCAATGGGTTTTGGTTTGATTGTTGGGATTTACGGATTTAATCTTCCGTTACCAAAATACATTGAAAATAAGGGTCTCTAAGTTTCTCATGATTCCAAAGCAATTTTATTCTTTGGAACATGATTGATGAGAatgtatttattaaaaaaaaattacttcacaatatttgaaatatatattaaagaaaatTTACTTCACTTAAGAGTCTCTAATCTCTGAATGTGTTGTAGCATCACCTAACAGAGTTAAGATAATTTATAGGCACGGAAAGGTTATGAGCATGTGAAGGATAAAAAAATGACATGCAacaataaaaagaagaaaataaagccaATGGATATCTTTTTATGCTGAAGGAATATTACAGGGGAATGGGTTCTTATGGTAAGTTGAAATGAAGAATCCCCTCTGAACAAAAAAAGAAATCAGGAATCCTTCTACCAAGCTTCCTAGGCAAACACATGCTAATGGTGACTGAGCAAAGGAATAttacattttgatttttttttttaacttttagggATAAAGGAATAGTTGTTTTGGTAGTTTTTTTTTAACTTGATCtctaaatttgaattattttaaaatatgataatataatattattagaTTGTGCTACAtcattattttgtaaaaattaaaaataaaaataattataatttaactaTCATTTCAAATCTtttgtaattttacattttatataaatttttagtgTCATGTAATTAATCTTTAATGGAGTCCAAGTTGAATAAGAAAATGTTAGAAAGATAAGTAAAAGATAAgcaaaaatatcaaatttatgtTTAAGAACTAAATGTTATAGAGgaaaaaattcaatcacatattcAAGTGTTTGTGGGAAAGCACATAATTACATTTAACtgaaaaataatataacatactAAACACTCAAACCACTCCCAATTAATTAAAACACCTAAAAAATTACCAATACCAAACTTACCATAATTGTAAACAAACTTTGCCATAGAAAATTTTACTGCGGAGTGTTACCAGATTAAAGCAGTAAGTTTTATTGAAAGTAGACCTAATTATGTTAGTTCGGGAAGGTATAGAATTTTAGACCTGTATTTTAGGTCCAGTTTgaaaatgagtttaaaattttgtccaatctaacatatatttaaatcgtTAAGCTTGAGCCTGAATCGATTggattataataattttttagattattatttttatatagaaataaattttaaaaatataatatatcaaatacattaaaaatattaaaataaaaaaatttcaacaaattgaatatacaaaaaaaatatatagattGAACTCATTTTTTGATTCGACCTGGGCAAAAAATTCTGTCCAAATCCCGACTTGTTTAGAAAATGACCTTATTTTTTAGTTGAACTCATTTTTTGACCTTATATTTTTTAACAGATAATCTAACTCATAAGTATATCTAATTGAAAGAGACGTAACTATGTGGGGATTACTATTGACAACATTTTTGGATTAAATATAGATTGTATTTTGCAACTTGCATTCATTATGGTACCTCGAGGTGTTCATGGGCCGAGCCGGGCCGGGCCAGGTTCGGGTCAGGCTCAACTAAAAAATCATGTCCATTTATTGGTCCCGGGCTAGGCCGGGCTAAAAATACATTACTCGAGGCCCGGCCCATTTTTTAAATGGGTCTTATTTTTTATTCAAACCCTTTTTTCAggcctatatttttgtccaaacctttTCACATTTCGAGAGGGCTTTCAGTCCTGGCCGGGCTGAATATCtcggcccatgaacacctctaaaaTTGGTACctgttcatttttatttatcatgtaaattattcttttaaatttaaatttcttgactcatataattattttaaagagtgatatttaataaaattaagaaaatgtTATATGTTGTTAGCATAGGATATGAATGGATTAGTAATACAGTAGGCAACAGCCCGAGTAACCTCCACCTATtgaaatgaaaatgttggattgtaaagtttatgttttattaattttctcTGGAAAAAGCCATAACCGATTTCAAACACGAGTTGTAACTTCACGTCAATATATACGTTgaatagttttatttatttatttatttaaatacataCACTTCACTTTTTACAGCTTTCAAGGTCATATAATTCCACCTCTTTGCTTCCCCATTACTAATCCTCCTTTCCCCATTTCAATGTACCATTAAAGAAGAAACTTCCCTTCGCCTCCCTATCAACATTAAAAATTCTCATCAAAaccaaaaaatattataaatattacatTACTAACTAATCTATCCATTTCCCATAATTTTATCTTTTGTTTTAAACTTAGAGATAAAAATTTAAGTTcgcttttttttctattttcagtatagaattttttttgtttgtcaaaaaatTGCAATTAATTTTGTTTCATCAATTGTAACGTTTTAAATATCATTACCATATGAtgttcttttcatttctttttccccTTTCCATTTGTTGAGTTGGTAAACAAGATGTATAAAACAATCAATACCAAAGATTATGTTAGAAATTTTATGTTGAGTacgataaaattataaaaatttaaaacctaaAGTTAAGATTTTTGGATTAAGaagtttaaattattaatttttgtaaaggaccaaaattaatttatcaatttatttaGAAATAGAACTAAATtgacaattttttaaaatttgagggttaaatttattgaaatttttagaatttaaattaaaatgaaaaattttgtaaacattgataattaaatttattattagactaataaaaaatacaaattgatgaaaatattttattttaaaaattaagtgattaaataaaaagaaatattgaTTTACATTTTTGtagtttatttgtttattatataAATGAGGATGCTGACAGCGTTTGTACAAACATGGAAGTGTATGGATATATTGTGGGGCAATTTCTAAATTCTATCATAAATTGGTATTGTATATTTGGGTGGGATAAAATTTACAGCGGGGTTTGACATGTAACAACACCTTTTCATTAAATAAAGTAATTTAAATTAAACGTAATATAGGACATGTTTTAAAGGAATTTGACTTGGCATATTGCCgatattactttttttttaaaggaatttGATTGGCATATTCCCGATATTCCAGCCTTTTTTCTCCCACGAGAGAGGTTGGCTAAATAACAAAACAGTCAATAAAATCAAGCTATACAGCAATCACGTTTTGATCTTCCTGTCGTCACCAAATCAGAGGGCCAATATTCAACCAAAAAGGGtgtgaaaaaaacaaaaaaacaaaacccATTTCTTTAGGAACTTTCCAAACAGCAAATACCAGACATAGTATTTGACTAAAGAGACCATCTTTGACAACTAATCACAACCGTTGATCTCCATAATCATTCATGAGATGGTTGAGACAATGACACCTCATCCATTTGAATATATAACCCCCATCATTTGTTTTGTTCATCACACAAATTGAATATTGACAGCTTAAAACACTCCATCAAATAGCTATCCCCTTTCTCTTTTGCGAGCCTGAAACTTGTTTTCCTTTCATTGCTTCATATATCGATCACAAATGGCAGCTGCAGGCATAGTTGTGATCTACGATTTTGATAAAACGATCATCGATTGTGATAGCGATAACTGGGTGGTTGATGAGTTGGGCGCCACTGAATTGTTCAATCAACTTCTTCCCACCATGCCCTGGAATTCTCTGATGGTCCGTCTTTGGTTTCTGGTTTTTCATGTTGCATGTTCTTGGTTTACATGCATATATCTATTTTTCCTTCTTTTCAAGCAAAGAACTAGACTTGTTAATATCATTGTCAAAATTCTTACAGGATCGAATTATGAAAGAACTTCATTCCCAAGGTATAAGAATTGAGGATATTGCGACTGTTCTGAAAAGATCACCAATACATCCCCGAATCATCGAAGCTATTAAATCGGCTCATGCTTTAGGGTATGCATTGTACTTTTTCTCTGAATGTCAGGTTTTCTCACTACGAAAAAAATTAATTGCTAAAAGTTTTGGTGTGGACATTGTCGGCTTTCAGATGTGATTTGAAGATTGTGAGCGACGCAAACACTTTCTTCATTGAGACAATCTTGGAGCATCACGGCCTGAAGGAATGCTTTTCGGAGATCAATACGAACCCTGGGTTTGTCGATGAACAAGGCAGGCTGAGGATCTTCCCTCACCATGATTTCACCAAATCTTCTCATGGATGTCAACATTCCAGCTGCCCTCCCAATATGTGCaaggtatatacataataattttttcaacttaaaaattcataaataacAATGACACCATATATGCATGTATTAAACATGATACAGGAAAAAAATTAAAGTAGTAAAGATGCCTCTGTTTGCTGCATgacaaaattaaattgaattatttaaaaattttacgtGCACGAAATAAAATCCAAACTTCAAGTATGATTAGATAGCTGCaactttttatatattatcatCTTAAGTTGTTTCCCATGTAATTGACAATTCCCTTCGTAAATATAGGGTGTCGTGATTGAAAGGATCCAAGCATCTCTGTCCATGGAGGATCAAAAGAAAACAATAATCTACCTTGGGGATGGGCTTGGTGATTTCTGCCCAACTTTGAAGCTTGGTGATGGAGACTATGTGATGCCAAGGAAGGGTTTTCCAGTTTGGGACTTGATTTGCAATAACAGGAAGCTAGTTAATGCAGAAATATGCGAATGGAGCGACGGGGAGGAGTTCGAAAATGTATTACTCCACCTTATTAGCCGGATTATTTCCATTGACAGAAACAACACTAGTGCCAAAATGGGTCAGCTCTATTCAGTTGATTGTAAACTAGAAACGATGCCGTTGCCTGTCGCCACAGGCCATGAAGCCTTCCCCCTGGCCCTTCCCGTTCTTCATTAGAAGCCAAATTAGTTGAACGTCAAAATGACTGATGAATTTGATGTCTTTTAGCTTTCTAAGATTACTATTGCAGTAATTAATATCTAGTTTTGACCGTAGACAAACATTAAATAATTGAGTGGaagtgtatttttttttttggttgaaaTAACATGTAATTCATTTTATTGATCTAAAAAGGTTATTATTGTCCCTTTATTTTATAACTTCAATTTCGTTACATATTGTAGCATTAGGGATTCTAATATACAGAATAAATGGAGTTTGGTTGCTTCAAAAGCAGATCTACCTATCGGATAAAGATACACTGGAACAGTAATAAGTTGGACGGGGGTAACATGAGCGATTCCCAAATCTTAGATCCCAACACAACTAGTGTAGCCTGCAATATGAACATAAAGGTTAATGATATG is part of the Gossypium arboreum isolate Shixiya-1 chromosome 5, ASM2569848v2, whole genome shotgun sequence genome and harbors:
- the LOC108451920 gene encoding inorganic pyrophosphatase 1-like — translated: MAGIVVVFDFDKTIIDRDSDNWVVDELGFTDLFNQLLPTMPWNTLMDTMMKEMHAQGTTIDDIVEVLKRSPIHPRIVPAIKSAHALGCELRIVSDANMFFIETILEHLGVKECFSELNSNPSFVDEEGRLRIFPYHDFTKTSHGCNLCPPNMCKGVIIERIQACLEGKKKIIYLGDGSGDYCPSLRLGESDYVMPRKNFPVWELICRNPMLIKADIHEWSDGEDLERVLLDIINMVSVEHNSAQLFSVDCKLQTISTSNHALPHVLPVPQ
- the LOC108452280 gene encoding inorganic pyrophosphatase 2-like, whose amino-acid sequence is MAAAGIVVIYDFDKTIIDCDSDNWVVDELGATELFNQLLPTMPWNSLMDRIMKELHSQGIRIEDIATVLKRSPIHPRIIEAIKSAHALGCDLKIVSDANTFFIETILEHHGLKECFSEINTNPGFVDEQGRLRIFPHHDFTKSSHGCQHSSCPPNMCKGVVIERIQASLSMEDQKKTIIYLGDGLGDFCPTLKLGDGDYVMPRKGFPVWDLICNNRKLVNAEICEWSDGEEFENVLLHLISRIISIDRNNTSAKMGQLYSVDCKLETMPLPVATGHEAFPLALPVLH